One window of uncultured Erythrobacter sp. genomic DNA carries:
- a CDS encoding prolyl oligopeptidase family serine peptidase: MKFLKKPMMAAMAGVAALGLTVSAPSETQATSAVPIDVWSLRDVVSQVQISPDGQHLLVVINPSREGDNLLQIYKTSDLTTPYRTLAADPMEITSASWVSDNIIVGGAWEQKRSRVRSQEDDTRNYATYFYNLERNKFSKVDENLDIINRLPNDPDKILVAAAEPNGTLGVDPFQRFRPRSYYKLDLRSGSKSLVLRGSRKYARISFDNEGNPRYAEGRDSDNKVKTYYRLPGEGSWTQFGEVYDEDDHENLYRFVGGVWGFAGLHATDPNIGYFIDARNGADKGSLWEYNFSTGEYVRELFASEDSDVLGIGTHSIPGNDTLAFAVYPGAKYERHWFDEEEQALYEALGQQIPYAHQLSISSRSYDGRSMVVTNSGPRDPGSFWLVQNGQLAKLGSRNPLIDQAALADVQYIRYTARDGLPMPGYITIPQGEGPFPLVVQHNGGPHVNAVQGYSEMGQMFASAGYMVFYPQNRISTGWGKRHFDAGYGEHGLAMQDDKDDGVKYLIEQGLVDPDRVAFFGWSYGGYAALVALSREEQLYQCSVAVAAVADPAKSFRLGGGRAGSSAPKAIIDWSERRGSIGINPIEEVDKVNIPLLMAHGNVDRRVLYYHFTDYKKAFEDAGKTGEFLTMVDADHFGNTLMFNHQQQLYTKVLDFLANDCGPGGL, translated from the coding sequence ATGAAGTTTTTGAAGAAGCCAATGATGGCAGCCATGGCCGGCGTCGCAGCGCTGGGGCTTACAGTCTCAGCACCCTCTGAAACACAGGCGACATCGGCTGTGCCGATCGATGTCTGGTCACTGCGCGATGTGGTGAGCCAGGTGCAAATTTCGCCTGACGGCCAGCACCTCCTTGTTGTGATCAATCCCAGCCGCGAAGGCGATAATCTGCTGCAGATCTATAAGACCAGCGATTTGACCACGCCCTATCGCACGCTCGCGGCTGATCCGATGGAGATTACCTCTGCAAGCTGGGTCAGCGACAACATCATCGTCGGCGGCGCCTGGGAACAGAAACGCAGCCGCGTGCGCAGCCAGGAAGACGATACGCGCAATTACGCGACCTATTTCTACAACCTGGAACGCAACAAGTTCAGCAAGGTCGACGAAAACCTCGACATCATAAACCGGCTTCCGAATGATCCGGACAAGATTCTTGTCGCGGCCGCAGAGCCTAATGGTACGCTCGGAGTAGATCCGTTCCAGCGTTTCCGTCCGCGCAGTTACTACAAGCTTGACCTGCGCAGCGGTTCCAAGAGCCTCGTTTTGCGCGGCTCGAGAAAATATGCGCGCATCTCTTTCGATAATGAGGGCAACCCCCGCTATGCTGAAGGACGCGATTCAGACAACAAGGTAAAGACATATTACCGCCTGCCGGGTGAAGGGTCTTGGACCCAGTTCGGGGAAGTCTACGACGAGGACGATCACGAAAACCTCTATCGTTTCGTTGGCGGTGTCTGGGGCTTTGCTGGCCTTCACGCCACTGACCCGAATATCGGCTATTTTATCGATGCCCGTAATGGCGCGGACAAGGGTTCGCTTTGGGAATATAACTTCTCGACCGGCGAATATGTTCGTGAACTGTTTGCCAGCGAAGATTCGGATGTTCTCGGCATTGGTACACACTCGATTCCCGGCAATGACACCCTCGCATTCGCGGTCTATCCGGGCGCGAAATACGAACGTCACTGGTTCGACGAAGAAGAACAGGCGCTTTACGAAGCGCTCGGACAGCAGATCCCTTATGCGCACCAGCTGAGCATTTCGAGCCGTTCCTATGACGGGCGCTCGATGGTGGTGACCAATAGTGGACCGCGCGATCCGGGCTCGTTCTGGCTGGTTCAGAACGGCCAGCTCGCCAAACTCGGCAGCCGCAATCCGCTGATCGACCAGGCAGCGCTCGCTGACGTCCAGTACATCCGTTACACGGCGCGCGATGGGTTGCCGATGCCTGGCTACATCACCATTCCGCAGGGCGAGGGGCCGTTCCCGCTGGTCGTCCAGCACAATGGCGGACCGCACGTTAACGCGGTTCAGGGCTATTCGGAAATGGGTCAGATGTTTGCGAGCGCCGGATACATGGTGTTCTACCCGCAAAACCGTATCTCGACCGGTTGGGGTAAGCGTCACTTCGACGCCGGCTATGGCGAGCACGGGCTTGCGATGCAGGACGACAAGGATGACGGCGTCAAATACCTGATCGAACAGGGTCTGGTTGACCCCGACCGGGTCGCTTTCTTCGGTTGGTCCTATGGCGGCTATGCTGCGCTTGTGGCGCTGAGCCGTGAAGAGCAGCTCTACCAATGTTCGGTTGCGGTCGCTGCGGTGGCTGATCCGGCGAAGAGTTTCCGCCTCGGCGGAGGTCGTGCCGGTTCCAGTGCGCCCAAGGCGATCATCGATTGGTCGGAACGTCGCGGATCAATCGGCATCAACCCGATTGAGGAAGTCGACAAGGTCAACATTCCGCTGTTGATGGCGCACGGCAATGTCGATCGCCGCGTGCTCTACTACCACTTCACCGACTACAAGAAGGCGTTTGAAGACGCTGGCAAGACCGGCGAATTCCTGACCATGGTCGACGCTGATCACTTTGGTAACACGCTCATGTTCAACCACCAGCAGCAGCTTTACACCAAGGTGCTCGACTTCCTCGCCAATGATTGCGGACCGGGCGGTCTCTGA
- a CDS encoding TonB-dependent receptor — protein sequence MKKFQSNSMKALAFSASAIAFVMAGPVNAQDEGADDQAEEEEEEEQVDVTTGASGQQQSAQGGITVTGSRIVRDTYSSISPLQVLSTENQQAVGAFDPSQILQRSESAAGTQIDATFQGFVLDNGPGSQTLNLRGLGADRTLLLLNGRRLAPSGVEGAPVNPSLNLIPSTLVDRYDLLLDGASSVYGSDAVAGVGNLILRKDFDGLEIQANGNLNEQGGGDDYVVSAAWGLNLDRGFFGIGAEYAYRDEVRLRDRDFLSGCNTHYEIDQDGNILTTGLRDNAVVRDRTPGVTLSESECKISGISGRVFIPFTRVGSVYFPANGNIANIPGLGFGESTNASGIDLDTDGDGVRDVDFQNVNTNAANLDQTFISEQELINVFAYGEYTLPGDANITPYFEANYSRAEIRLPNTGIPQIFPSVPDLNQFNPCNFVTGTGVDCRAADNALQAATSPNPPAPLSTGFALPISPIFAIEGDRNNVDVTQEQYRGVFGVRGDLPFIGSSWTFDFSGVYSRSEGSSTRFGVREDRLALALGLDPTADYDGDGVIDNNGDGIADDYDPNLDVFGAFGDTQFIGECNTAGLANPDLAAPGLSDGCVPVNLFAPSVLTGAIGNFASQAERDYLFDTRSFDTSYEQIILSGFVTGDLFELPAGPVGVVLGAEWRKDEINSVPNDIASNGLFFAFFADSGASGSRTVREAFGELDIPLMAGEPLVEELTVNVSGRITDDEFYGTNGTFSIKGGWRPVSSLLFKFSYGTSFRAPNLRELFLDNQTGFLTLFDPCAVPDDAFVNGAYNAATDDRDQFVLDNCTREGRDPTRVGIDDQGLNTFQSPSVEIASGGVIASGSNLDPETSRSITTGFAFEENFPSGFDMSLNFNYYDIKLKQSIIEPSAQFIINDCFTREEDVRSQFCDRISTEGTNRLLINNIFQGFLNLDQESVRGIDLNATFGKDVTIGGEVLDVSLNLRANHLIERSSLFTNDDGSVQFDDDAGEFGFPSWTGRATLAVDYKDFRFTWQTRYIGDVEQQADGIDPLDDAFGNLGTGFFGDTCLGAGSANVTGDGVTCRDVGFADEWFEHTASVRWDNGDLRVIVGVTNIFNNEPPLIDTNEVFGISNVAIGNGYNLDGREFFGQLLYRF from the coding sequence ATGAAGAAGTTTCAAAGCAATTCGATGAAGGCACTTGCCTTCTCCGCATCGGCCATCGCATTCGTGATGGCTGGCCCGGTCAACGCACAGGATGAAGGTGCCGACGATCAGGCTGAAGAAGAAGAGGAAGAAGAGCAGGTCGATGTTACGACCGGCGCTTCGGGCCAGCAGCAATCGGCACAGGGCGGCATCACCGTTACCGGTTCGCGTATCGTCCGCGACACCTACAGCTCGATTTCGCCGCTTCAGGTTCTCTCGACCGAGAACCAGCAGGCTGTGGGTGCGTTTGACCCCTCGCAAATTCTTCAGCGCTCGGAAAGCGCTGCCGGTACGCAGATCGACGCGACCTTCCAGGGCTTCGTTCTCGACAATGGCCCGGGTTCGCAGACGCTGAACCTGCGCGGCCTTGGTGCTGACCGTACGCTGCTCCTCCTCAACGGTCGCCGTCTGGCTCCGTCGGGTGTGGAAGGTGCGCCGGTTAACCCGTCGCTCAACCTGATCCCGTCGACTCTCGTTGATCGCTACGACCTGCTGCTCGACGGTGCGTCCTCGGTTTACGGTTCGGACGCTGTTGCCGGTGTGGGTAACCTTATCCTGCGCAAGGACTTTGACGGTCTTGAAATCCAGGCCAACGGCAACCTCAACGAACAGGGCGGCGGCGACGATTATGTTGTCAGCGCGGCATGGGGCCTGAACCTCGACCGCGGCTTCTTCGGCATCGGTGCGGAATATGCGTACCGTGACGAAGTGCGTCTGCGCGACCGTGACTTCCTGTCGGGTTGTAACACGCATTACGAAATCGACCAGGACGGTAACATCCTGACCACCGGCCTGCGCGACAACGCTGTTGTGCGCGATCGTACGCCTGGTGTGACGCTGTCTGAAAGCGAATGTAAGATCTCAGGCATTTCCGGCCGTGTCTTCATTCCGTTCACGCGTGTCGGTTCGGTCTACTTCCCGGCCAATGGCAACATCGCCAACATTCCGGGTCTGGGCTTTGGTGAATCGACCAATGCCAGCGGTATCGACCTCGATACGGATGGTGATGGTGTCCGCGACGTTGACTTCCAGAACGTCAACACCAATGCGGCAAATCTCGATCAGACCTTTATCTCTGAGCAAGAGCTGATCAACGTTTTCGCCTATGGTGAGTACACCTTGCCCGGTGATGCGAACATCACGCCCTATTTCGAAGCGAATTACAGCCGTGCTGAAATCCGTCTTCCGAATACCGGCATCCCGCAGATTTTCCCGTCGGTTCCCGACTTGAACCAGTTCAACCCGTGTAACTTTGTAACGGGAACTGGTGTTGACTGCCGTGCTGCGGATAACGCGCTGCAGGCCGCGACATCGCCGAACCCTCCTGCGCCGCTTTCGACCGGTTTTGCACTGCCGATTTCGCCGATCTTCGCTATTGAGGGTGATCGGAACAACGTCGACGTTACGCAAGAGCAGTATCGCGGCGTGTTCGGTGTGCGCGGTGACCTGCCCTTTATCGGTTCGAGCTGGACCTTCGATTTCTCGGGTGTTTATTCGCGCTCTGAAGGTTCGTCGACGCGCTTTGGTGTTCGTGAAGATCGTCTTGCGCTCGCACTCGGTCTAGATCCGACGGCTGATTACGACGGTGACGGCGTTATCGACAACAATGGTGACGGCATCGCTGATGACTACGATCCGAACCTCGACGTGTTCGGTGCCTTTGGCGACACGCAGTTCATCGGTGAATGTAATACGGCCGGCCTTGCTAACCCTGACCTGGCTGCGCCGGGTCTTAGCGACGGCTGTGTTCCTGTTAACCTGTTCGCGCCAAGTGTTCTGACCGGTGCAATCGGTAACTTCGCTTCGCAGGCGGAGCGTGACTACCTGTTCGACACTCGTTCGTTCGACACCAGCTACGAGCAGATCATCCTTTCTGGCTTTGTCACCGGTGACCTGTTCGAACTTCCGGCTGGCCCGGTTGGCGTCGTTTTGGGTGCTGAGTGGCGCAAAGACGAAATCAACTCGGTTCCGAACGACATTGCCTCGAACGGCCTGTTCTTCGCGTTCTTCGCGGATAGCGGCGCAAGCGGTTCGCGCACTGTTCGTGAAGCGTTTGGTGAGCTTGACATCCCGCTCATGGCTGGTGAGCCTCTTGTTGAAGAGCTGACGGTCAACGTTTCGGGTCGTATCACCGATGACGAGTTCTACGGCACCAATGGTACCTTCTCGATCAAGGGTGGTTGGCGTCCGGTTTCGTCGCTGCTGTTCAAGTTCAGCTACGGCACATCGTTCCGTGCGCCGAACCTGCGCGAGCTGTTCCTCGACAACCAGACGGGCTTCCTCACGCTGTTTGACCCGTGTGCGGTTCCCGATGACGCGTTTGTCAACGGTGCCTACAACGCGGCGACTGATGATCGTGACCAGTTCGTTCTCGACAACTGCACGCGTGAAGGTCGCGACCCGACCCGTGTCGGTATCGACGATCAAGGCCTGAACACGTTCCAGAGCCCGAGTGTGGAAATCGCTTCGGGTGGTGTTATCGCCAGCGGATCGAACCTCGATCCTGAAACTTCGCGTTCGATCACGACCGGGTTTGCTTTCGAAGAAAACTTCCCGAGCGGTTTCGATATGTCGCTCAACTTCAACTATTATGACATCAAGTTGAAGCAATCGATCATCGAGCCGAGTGCGCAGTTCATCATCAATGACTGCTTCACGCGTGAAGAGGATGTTCGCAGCCAGTTCTGTGATCGTATCTCGACCGAAGGCACCAACCGCCTGCTGATCAACAACATCTTCCAGGGCTTCCTGAACCTCGACCAAGAATCGGTCCGTGGTATCGATCTCAACGCGACCTTTGGTAAGGACGTGACGATCGGCGGCGAAGTCTTGGATGTGTCGCTGAACCTGCGGGCCAACCACCTCATCGAACGTTCGAGCCTGTTCACCAATGATGACGGTTCGGTCCAGTTTGACGATGATGCTGGTGAGTTCGGCTTCCCGAGCTGGACTGGTCGTGCAACGCTGGCGGTCGATTACAAGGACTTCCGCTTCACCTGGCAGACTCGTTATATTGGCGATGTCGAACAGCAGGCCGATGGTATCGACCCGCTTGACGATGCCTTTGGTAACCTCGGCACTGGCTTCTTCGGCGATACCTGCCTCGGTGCGGGTTCTGCGAATGTTACCGGTGACGGCGTGACCTGCCGTGACGTTGGCTTTGCCGATGAATGGTTCGAGCACACTGCATCGGTGCGCTGGGATAATGGCGATCTGCGTGTCATCGTGGGTGTGACCAATATCTTTAACAACGAACCGCCGCTGATCGACACCAACGAAGTGTTCGGTATTTCGAACGTCGCGATCGGTAACGGCTACAACCTCGACGGACGCGAGTTCTTCGGCCAGCTGCTTTACCGCTTCTAG
- a CDS encoding acylase — protein MAWLKRSALALVVVLVLAFVALASWEPYFAHQSEAPEYREFSAEIVRDEFGVPMIYGETDADVAYGVAIAHAEDDFSTLQDVAAMSRGRYGAIAGQDGATFDYVYHLLDARGTAMRKYYDLPEDTRALFEAYATGLNQFADEHPGEVKLANLFPLNGEDIAAGFVLRQPFFYGLGNVIGPLVAGDELRREFGPDIPGFPRDGSAPDASAPVDEAEPGGTAIHGLVLPWGEEADHLGSNAWAVSPERSGGPTTLISNSHQPLRGGVAWYELSVHSGEGWHFTGANFPGSPFPFLGHNENLGWTNTVNRPDMADIYQLEMNDDGTQYRLDGEWVDLESTTVTLPVKMGPITLPVRRTVLRSVHGPVIENDNGFFAVRYGGMDSVDQLDAYYRINKAQNLEEWQAQMARMAIPSTNFIYADREGNIAYVYNAAIPDRPELDEVQANWRGVLDGSRSDLIWEGTVDYAEIPKLINPASGWLYNSNNEPYTAAGEGSDLSPDDFSPVLGIERKQTNRSWRAYRLLSEVEGPLDLAALERIKYDTAYERRGYVADMYDQLEALDPGDDADLAEARDLMLTWDFTADNEGAADSLALLMIRDFMSAEYNNKNEGELPDVAEYLLDKRAHLMEHFGRIDPPMSELLRLRQGDVDLPLDGGSDTLRASTTWVVDDDGRLSLVHGDSFIQWVEWPRDGGRVFSRSIQPFGAATTRPDSEHYTDQMQLFVDHELKPVRFWEEDVRAAAQSTRTVTNAR, from the coding sequence ATGGCTTGGTTGAAACGCAGCGCTCTTGCGTTGGTAGTGGTGCTCGTTCTTGCCTTTGTGGCGCTGGCCAGTTGGGAGCCATACTTCGCGCATCAGAGCGAGGCTCCAGAATACCGTGAATTCTCGGCCGAGATTGTGCGCGATGAATTTGGTGTGCCGATGATCTATGGCGAGACTGACGCCGATGTCGCTTACGGTGTCGCCATCGCCCATGCCGAGGACGATTTCTCCACGCTGCAAGATGTCGCGGCGATGTCGCGCGGGCGCTATGGCGCGATTGCCGGTCAGGATGGCGCGACCTTTGACTATGTCTATCACCTGCTCGATGCGCGCGGCACGGCGATGCGCAAGTATTACGACCTGCCCGAAGACACGCGCGCCCTGTTCGAAGCCTATGCAACAGGCCTCAACCAGTTTGCCGATGAGCATCCCGGCGAGGTCAAGCTGGCCAATCTCTTCCCGCTCAACGGAGAGGATATCGCTGCCGGCTTCGTGCTACGCCAGCCGTTCTTTTACGGCCTCGGCAATGTGATCGGGCCGCTGGTTGCAGGCGATGAGCTGCGGCGCGAATTTGGCCCTGACATTCCGGGTTTCCCGCGTGACGGCTCTGCTCCGGACGCATCGGCTCCGGTCGATGAGGCGGAACCGGGCGGAACCGCTATTCATGGCCTCGTCCTGCCATGGGGCGAAGAAGCCGACCATCTTGGCTCCAATGCCTGGGCGGTGTCACCTGAGCGTTCAGGTGGGCCGACTACGCTGATTTCCAATTCGCACCAGCCCTTGCGCGGAGGGGTCGCTTGGTACGAACTGTCAGTGCATTCAGGCGAAGGCTGGCATTTTACCGGGGCGAACTTTCCCGGATCGCCCTTCCCCTTCCTCGGCCATAATGAGAATCTCGGCTGGACCAACACGGTCAACCGGCCCGACATGGCCGATATCTACCAGCTCGAAATGAATGACGATGGGACGCAATACCGGCTCGACGGCGAATGGGTCGATCTGGAGAGCACGACGGTCACTTTGCCGGTCAAGATGGGCCCCATCACGCTGCCGGTGCGCCGCACGGTGCTTCGCAGCGTCCACGGACCGGTGATCGAGAACGACAACGGCTTTTTCGCGGTCCGCTATGGCGGGATGGATTCGGTCGATCAACTCGACGCCTATTACCGCATCAACAAGGCGCAAAATCTGGAGGAGTGGCAGGCGCAGATGGCCCGCATGGCGATCCCCTCGACCAATTTCATTTATGCCGATCGTGAGGGCAATATCGCCTATGTCTATAACGCCGCGATCCCTGACCGGCCCGAACTGGACGAGGTGCAGGCCAATTGGCGCGGCGTGCTCGACGGGTCGCGCAGTGACCTGATCTGGGAGGGGACGGTTGACTATGCCGAGATCCCCAAGCTGATCAATCCGGCCAGCGGCTGGCTCTATAATTCCAATAACGAGCCCTACACTGCGGCAGGCGAAGGCAGCGATCTCAGCCCCGACGATTTCTCGCCGGTGCTTGGGATCGAGCGCAAGCAGACCAACCGATCATGGCGCGCATACCGGCTGCTTAGCGAGGTCGAGGGGCCTCTCGACCTCGCGGCGCTGGAGCGGATCAAATATGACACCGCCTATGAACGGCGCGGCTATGTCGCGGATATGTATGACCAGCTCGAAGCGCTCGATCCCGGCGACGATGCCGATCTTGCCGAAGCGCGCGATCTGATGCTGACATGGGATTTCACCGCCGACAATGAAGGCGCGGCGGACAGCCTCGCCCTGTTGATGATCCGCGACTTTATGAGCGCGGAGTATAACAACAAGAATGAAGGCGAGCTGCCCGATGTGGCGGAGTATCTGCTCGATAAACGTGCGCATCTGATGGAGCATTTCGGGCGCATCGACCCGCCGATGAGCGAGCTGCTGCGTCTGCGTCAGGGCGATGTCGATCTGCCGCTCGATGGCGGGTCGGACACTTTGCGCGCTTCGACCACCTGGGTTGTCGACGATGATGGCCGGTTAAGTCTGGTTCATGGCGACAGCTTTATCCAGTGGGTCGAATGGCCGAGAGATGGCGGCAGGGTGTTCTCACGTTCGATCCAGCCTTTCGGCGCTGCGACAACGCGGCCCGACAGCGAGCATTACACCGACCAGATGCAGCTGTTTGTCGACCATGAATTGAAACCGGTGCGTTTCTGGGAAGAGGACGTTCGCGCCGCTGCCCAAAGCACGCGCACGGTTACAAATGCGCGATAA
- the clpB gene encoding ATP-dependent chaperone ClpB, with translation MNLDKFTDRAKGFLQSAQTVAIRMNHQRITPLHLLKALLEDEEGMAAGLIQRAGGEASLAVSKVDLGLSKIPAVTGGGAQDTPGLDNDTVRVLDSAEQLADKAGDAYVTVERLLTALAIAPESTAEAMKAASVTAQALNSAIEDLRGGKKADSANAEANYDAMEKFARDLTQAARDGKLDPVIGRDEEIRRTVQILARRTKNNPALIGEPGTGKTAIAEGLALRIANGDVPDSLKGRTLMSLDMGALIAGAKYRGEFEERLKSVLDEVKNADGQIILFIDEMHTLIGAGASEGSMDASNLLKPALSRGELHCIGATTLDEYQKYVEKDPALQRRFQMVYIDEPTVEDTISILRGIKDKYELHHGVRITDSSIVAAAKLSDRYIQNRFLPDKAIDLMDEAASRIRMEVESKPEEIEALDRRIIQLKIEESALTKENDNASKDRLENLRKELAELEQESSELTTRWQNERDKIEAEGKIKEELDHARLELEQAQREGNLARAGELSYGTIPELERKLAAAEGLTENALLREEVTEEDIAGVVSRWTGIPVDKMMEGEREKLLEMEAILGKRVIGQEQAIVAVSKAVRRARAGLQDPNRPLGSFLFLGPTGVGKTELTKALAGFLFDDDQAMVRIDMSEFMEKHSVARLIGAPPGYVGYDEGGVLTEAVRRRPYQVVLFDEVEKAHTDVFNVLLQVLDDGHLTDGQGRKVDFSNTLIILTSNLGSQHLANLGDDQKVAEVEDKVMDVVRGHFRPEFLNRLDEIILFHRLAMEHMAPIVEIQVKRVQKLLDDRKITLDLTDAALRWLGRVGYDPVYGARPLKRAVQRYLQDPLAEMLIEGKVSDGATLKIDEGDGELQMTIV, from the coding sequence ATGAATCTCGACAAGTTCACCGACCGTGCCAAGGGCTTTTTGCAGAGCGCGCAGACAGTCGCGATCCGTATGAACCATCAGCGCATCACTCCGCTGCACCTTTTGAAGGCGCTGCTGGAGGATGAAGAGGGCATGGCTGCCGGGCTGATCCAGCGCGCGGGCGGTGAGGCTTCGCTGGCGGTGAGCAAGGTCGATCTGGGGCTTTCGAAGATTCCGGCTGTGACCGGCGGCGGCGCGCAGGACACGCCGGGCCTCGACAATGACACGGTGCGCGTGCTCGACAGCGCGGAGCAGCTCGCGGACAAGGCGGGTGATGCCTATGTCACGGTCGAGCGTTTGCTCACTGCATTGGCGATTGCTCCCGAATCCACCGCAGAGGCGATGAAGGCGGCCAGCGTTACGGCGCAGGCGCTCAATTCGGCGATTGAAGACCTGCGCGGCGGCAAGAAGGCCGACAGCGCCAATGCCGAAGCGAATTACGACGCGATGGAGAAGTTTGCCCGCGACCTCACTCAGGCGGCGCGCGACGGCAAACTTGATCCGGTTATCGGACGCGATGAGGAAATCCGGCGCACGGTCCAGATCCTCGCCCGCCGGACCAAGAACAACCCCGCGCTGATCGGCGAACCCGGCACTGGTAAGACCGCGATTGCCGAAGGTCTCGCGCTGCGCATCGCCAATGGTGACGTGCCCGACAGCCTCAAAGGCCGCACGCTCATGTCGCTCGATATGGGCGCGCTGATTGCGGGCGCGAAGTATCGCGGTGAGTTCGAAGAGCGGCTCAAATCGGTGCTCGACGAAGTGAAGAACGCCGATGGCCAGATCATCCTTTTCATCGACGAGATGCACACGCTGATCGGGGCGGGCGCGAGCGAAGGCTCGATGGATGCCTCTAACTTGCTGAAGCCCGCGCTGAGCCGCGGCGAACTGCATTGCATCGGTGCGACGACGCTCGATGAATATCAGAAATATGTCGAGAAAGACCCCGCGCTCCAGCGGCGTTTCCAGATGGTCTATATCGACGAGCCTACGGTCGAAGACACGATCAGCATCCTGCGCGGGATCAAGGACAAGTATGAGCTGCATCACGGCGTGCGGATCACCGACAGCTCGATTGTCGCCGCTGCAAAGCTCTCCGACCGCTACATCCAGAACCGCTTCCTGCCCGACAAAGCCATCGACCTGATGGACGAGGCGGCAAGCCGCATCCGCATGGAGGTGGAGTCCAAGCCTGAAGAAATCGAAGCGCTCGACCGGCGGATTATCCAGCTCAAGATCGAGGAATCGGCGCTCACCAAAGAGAACGACAATGCCTCGAAAGACCGGCTGGAAAACCTGCGCAAGGAACTGGCAGAGCTGGAGCAGGAATCGTCGGAACTCACGACCCGCTGGCAGAACGAGCGCGACAAGATCGAGGCAGAAGGCAAGATCAAGGAAGAGCTCGACCACGCGCGGCTCGAACTCGAACAGGCGCAGCGCGAGGGCAATCTCGCGCGCGCAGGCGAGCTTTCCTACGGTACAATCCCGGAGCTTGAGAGGAAGCTCGCCGCTGCCGAAGGTCTCACCGAAAACGCGCTGCTGCGCGAGGAAGTGACCGAGGAAGACATTGCCGGCGTCGTATCGCGCTGGACCGGTATCCCCGTCGACAAGATGATGGAAGGCGAGCGCGAGAAGCTGCTCGAAATGGAAGCGATCCTCGGCAAGCGTGTGATCGGGCAGGAACAGGCGATTGTCGCGGTGTCAAAGGCGGTGCGCCGCGCGCGTGCTGGCCTGCAAGACCCCAACCGCCCGCTTGGCTCTTTCCTGTTCCTCGGCCCGACCGGCGTCGGCAAGACCGAGCTGACCAAGGCGCTTGCCGGGTTCCTGTTCGACGATGATCAGGCGATGGTGCGGATTGACATGAGCGAATTCATGGAGAAGCACTCGGTCGCCCGCCTGATCGGCGCGCCTCCGGGCTATGTCGGCTATGATGAAGGCGGCGTGCTGACCGAAGCCGTCCGCCGCCGCCCCTATCAGGTGGTGCTGTTCGACGAGGTCGAGAAGGCGCACACCGACGTCTTCAACGTGCTGTTGCAAGTGCTCGATGACGGGCACCTGACCGACGGGCAGGGGCGCAAGGTCGATTTCTCGAACACGCTCATCATCCTCACGTCCAATCTGGGCAGCCAGCATCTGGCGAATCTCGGTGATGACCAGAAGGTTGCCGAAGTCGAAGACAAGGTGATGGACGTCGTGCGCGGGCATTTCCGCCCCGAATTCCTCAACCGGCTGGACGAGATCATCCTGTTCCACCGTCTGGCGATGGAGCACATGGCGCCGATCGTGGAGATCCAGGTCAAGCGCGTGCAGAAACTGCTCGATGACCGCAAGATCACTCTCGACCTGACGGACGCCGCTTTGCGGTGGCTCGGGCGGGTCGGATATGATCCGGTCTACGGCGCACGGCCCTTGAAGCGGGCGGTTCAGCGTTACCTGCAAGACCCGCTCGCCGAGATGCTGATCGAGGGCAAGGTCAGCGACGGCGCGACTCTCAAGATCGACGAAGGCGATGGCGAGCTGCAAATGACAATCGTGTGA